The following proteins are co-located in the Acanthochromis polyacanthus isolate Apoly-LR-REF ecotype Palm Island chromosome 7, KAUST_Apoly_ChrSc, whole genome shotgun sequence genome:
- the tal2 gene encoding T-cell acute lymphocytic leukemia protein 2, giving the protein MTRKVFTNTRERWRQHNVNTAFAELRKLIPTHPPEKKLSKNEILRLAMRYINFLVQLLESQSGQPASHSPTALLTFLRGNMEQLHSPPHPWALNSDTEAPSPGSSCDSSEAW; this is encoded by the coding sequence ATGACCAGGAAGGTGTTCACCAACACCAGGGAGCGTTGGCGCCAGCACAACGTCAACACCGCCTTCGCCGAGCTCCGCAAGCTCATCCCCACCCATCCCCCGGAGAAGAAGCTGAGCAAGAACGAGATCCTGCGCCTGGCCATGCGCTACATCAACTTCCTGGTGCAGCTGCTGGAGAGCCAGAGCGGTCAGCCGGCCAGCCACTCGCCCACCGCTCTGCTCACCTTTCTCAGGGGGAACATGGAGCAGCTGCACTCCCCTCCGCACCCCTGGGCCCTGAACAGCGACACAGAAGCTCCGTCACCCGGATCCAGCTGCGACAGCTCCGAGGCCTGGTAG
- the LOC110969675 gene encoding UDP-glucuronosyltransferase 2A2-like isoform X2: MELRLSACVLLVLCMTWRVNGGKILVWYTDGSHWINMKPVLNTLIDRGHQVTVLVPSSSLFMNSSEPSRFHYEPFNITVSVEDLDKQNDDYFEFAMYEMHDMSYLQFYIRVIELMKNEMKISLQVMDGVLKSETIKKKLKEGNYDLLLSDPIYLGSDLVADILGIPLVFSLRFSLANNWERLCGQVPAPPSFVPGAMSKLTDKMDFSERIWSVLFYTVQDVVVDYVMWKEMDKYYSEVKGTPTSACEMMGRADIWLMRTYWDFEFPRPLLPNFKYVGGIHCRPAKPLPKEMEQFVNSSGDAGIVVFTLGSMIKNITTEKANMIAAGLAQIPQKVLWRYSGEKPKTLGPNTKLYDWIPQNDLLGHPKTRAFITHGGTNGIYEAIYHGVPMVGIPLFADQPDNMVHMKAKGAAVTVDLNFMKSEDLTDAINTVINDKSYKENAMRLSSIHHDRPMSALDESVFWIEFTMRNKGAKHLRVQAHQLTWYQYHSLDVIAFLLTIVLLLIFLFVKTCSFCFQRCCGRKGKTKRKAE; encoded by the exons ATGGAGCTGCGTCTCTCTGCTTGCGTCCTGCTGGTACTTTGCATGACTTGGAGGGTAAATGGAGGAAAGATTTTAGTGTGGTATACGGACGGCAGCCACTGGATTAACATGAAGCCGGTGCTGAACACGCTGATCGACAGAGGACATCAGGTGACGGTCCTGGTCCCAAGCTCATCATTATTCATGAACAGCAGTGAACCCTCCCGTTTTCATTATGAACCCTTCAACATCACTGTTTCAGTGGAGGACTTGGACAAACAGAACGACGACTACTTTGAATTCGCCATGTATGAGATGCATGATATGAGCTACTTGCAGTTCTACATCAGAGTCATAGAGTTaatgaagaatgaaatgaagaTTTCTTTACAAGTAATGGACGGTGTGCTGAAATCAGAAACCATCAAGAAGAAGTTGAAGGAGGGAAACTATGACCTTCTCCTGTCTGACCCCATTTACCTTGGCAGTGACTTAGTAGCAGACATTCTGGGCATCCCTCTCGTCTTCTCCTTGCGCTTCTCCTTAGCTAATAACTGGGAGAGGCTGTGTGGTCAGGTACCTGCTCCACCTTCCTTTGTTCCTGGTGCTATGAGCAAACTCACAGACAAGATGGATTTCTCAGAGAGAATATGGAGCGTTCTCTTCTACACTGTGCAGGACGTTGTGGTGGACTATGTCATGTGGAAGGAAATGGATAAATATTACTCTGAAGTCAAAG GAACACCCACCAGTGCCTGTGAGATGATGGGCAGAGCAGACATCTGGTTGATGAGAACCTACTGGGATTTTGAATTCCCTCGTCCTCTCCTCCCCAACTTCAAATATGTTGGTGGGATCCACTGCAGACCTGCTAAACCTTTACCAAAG GAAATGGAACAATTTGTCAATAGTTCTGGAGATGCTGGCATCGTGGTCTTCACATTAGGATCCATGATCAAGAACATCACCACAGAGAAGGCAAACATGATAGCTGCAGGCCTCGCTCAGATCCCTCAAAAG GTTCTGTGGAGATACAGTGgagaaaaaccaaaaactctGGGTCCCAACACCAAATTATATGACTGGATCCCTCAGAACGACCTACTGG GTCACCCTAAAACCAGAGCTTTCATCACTCATGGAGGCACAAATGGGATTTACGAGGCCATCTACCACGGTGTTCCAATGGTGGGCATCCCACTGTTTGCTGACCAGCCAGATAACATGGTCCACATGAAGGCTAAAGGAGCTGCAGTCACTGTGGACCTGAACTTCATGAAGAGTGAGGACCTTACAGATGCCATCAACACGGTCATCAATGACAAATC GTACAAGGAAAATGCTATGCGACTGTCCAGTATCCACCACGACAGACCCATGAGTGCCCTGGATGAGTCCGTGTTCTGGATCGAGTTCACCATGAGAAACAAAGGGGCAAAGCACTTGAGGGTCCAGGCCCACCAGCTCACCTGGTACCAGTATCACAGCCTGGATGTCATAGCCTTCCTCCTCACCATAGTTCTGCTCCTGATATTCCTCTTTGTCAAGACCTGCAGCTTCTGCTTCCAGAGGTGCTGTGGCAGGaaaggaaagacaaagagaaaggcTGAGTGA
- the LOC110969675 gene encoding UDP-glucuronosyltransferase 2A1-like isoform X3: MELRLSACVLLVLCMTWSVNGGKILVWFTEGSHWINMKPVLDTLIDRGHQVTVLVPSSSLFMNSSEPSRFRYEPFNVSVSVEDLEKLLNDFLEFSMYEMDHMSYLQIYIRVIELMKNEMKNSLQVLDGVLKSETMMKKLKEGNYDLLLSDPIYPGSDLAADILGIPLIFSLRFSLANNWERLCGQVPAPPSFVPGAMSKLRDKMDFSERIWNVLFYTVQDVLMEYAMWKDLDKYYSEILVWYTDGSHWINMKPVLNTLIDRGHQVTVLVPSSSLFMNSSEPSRFHYEPFNITVSVEDLDKQNDDYFEFAMYEMHDMSYLQFYIRVIELMKNEMKISLQVMDGVLKSETIKKKLKEGNYDLLLSDPIYLGSDLVADILGIPLVFSLRFSLANNWERLCGQVPAPPSFVPGAMSKLTDKMDFSERIWSVLFYTVQDVVVDYVMWKEMDKYYSEVKGTPTSACEMMGRADIWLMRTYWDFEFPRPLLPNFKYVGGIHCRPAKPLPKEMEQFVNSSGDAGIVVFTLGSMIKNITTEKANMIAAGLAQIPQKVLWRYSGEKPKTLGPNTKLYDWIPQNDLLGHPKTRAFITHGGTNGIYEAIYHGVPMVGIPLFADQPDNMVHMKAKGAAVTVDLNFMKSEDLTDAINTVINDKSYKENAMRLSSIHHDRPMSALDESVFWIEFTMRNKGAKHLRVQAHQLTWYQYHSLDVIAFLLTIVLLLIFLFVKTCSFCFQRCCGRKGKTKRKAE, translated from the exons ATGGAGCTGCGTCTCTCTGCTTGTGTCCTGCTGGTACTTTGCATGACTTGGAGTGTAAATGGAGGAAAGATTTTAGTATGGTTTACTGAAGGCAGCCACTGGATTAACATGAAGCCGGTGCTGGACACGCTGATCGACAGAGGACATCAGGTGACAGTCCTGGTCCCAAGCTCATCATTATTCATGAACAGCAGTGAACCCTCACGTTTTCGCTACGAACCCTTCAATGTCTCTGTTTCAGTGGAGGACTTGGAGAAACTGTTGAATGACTTCCTTGAATTCTCCATGTATGAGATGGATCATATGAGCTACTTGCAGATTTACATCAGAGTCATAGAGTTaatgaagaatgaaatgaagaATTCTTTACAAGTATTGGACGGTGTGCTGAAATCAGAAACCATGATGAAGAAGTTGAAGGAGGGAAACTATGACCTTCTCCTGTCTGACCCCATTTACCCTGGCAGTGACTTAGCCGCAGACATTCTGGGCATTCCCCTCATCTTCTCCTTGCGCTTCTCCTTAGCTAATAACTGGGAGAGGCTGTGTGGTCAGGTACCTGCTCCACCTTCCTTTGTTCCTGGTGCTATGAGCAAACTTAGAGACAAGATGGATTTCTCAGAGAGGATATGGAATGTTCTCTTCTACACTGTGCAGGACGTTCTGATGGAGTATGCCATGTGGAAAGACCTAGATAAATATTACTCTGAA ATTTTAGTGTGGTATACGGACGGCAGCCACTGGATTAACATGAAGCCGGTGCTGAACACGCTGATCGACAGAGGACATCAGGTGACGGTCCTGGTCCCAAGCTCATCATTATTCATGAACAGCAGTGAACCCTCCCGTTTTCATTATGAACCCTTCAACATCACTGTTTCAGTGGAGGACTTGGACAAACAGAACGACGACTACTTTGAATTCGCCATGTATGAGATGCATGATATGAGCTACTTGCAGTTCTACATCAGAGTCATAGAGTTaatgaagaatgaaatgaagaTTTCTTTACAAGTAATGGACGGTGTGCTGAAATCAGAAACCATCAAGAAGAAGTTGAAGGAGGGAAACTATGACCTTCTCCTGTCTGACCCCATTTACCTTGGCAGTGACTTAGTAGCAGACATTCTGGGCATCCCTCTCGTCTTCTCCTTGCGCTTCTCCTTAGCTAATAACTGGGAGAGGCTGTGTGGTCAGGTACCTGCTCCACCTTCCTTTGTTCCTGGTGCTATGAGCAAACTCACAGACAAGATGGATTTCTCAGAGAGAATATGGAGCGTTCTCTTCTACACTGTGCAGGACGTTGTGGTGGACTATGTCATGTGGAAGGAAATGGATAAATATTACTCTGAAGTCAAAG GAACACCCACCAGTGCCTGTGAGATGATGGGCAGAGCAGACATCTGGTTGATGAGAACCTACTGGGATTTTGAATTCCCTCGTCCTCTCCTCCCCAACTTCAAATATGTTGGTGGGATCCACTGCAGACCTGCTAAACCTTTACCAAAG GAAATGGAACAATTTGTCAATAGTTCTGGAGATGCTGGCATCGTGGTCTTCACATTAGGATCCATGATCAAGAACATCACCACAGAGAAGGCAAACATGATAGCTGCAGGCCTCGCTCAGATCCCTCAAAAG GTTCTGTGGAGATACAGTGgagaaaaaccaaaaactctGGGTCCCAACACCAAATTATATGACTGGATCCCTCAGAACGACCTACTGG GTCACCCTAAAACCAGAGCTTTCATCACTCATGGAGGCACAAATGGGATTTACGAGGCCATCTACCACGGTGTTCCAATGGTGGGCATCCCACTGTTTGCTGACCAGCCAGATAACATGGTCCACATGAAGGCTAAAGGAGCTGCAGTCACTGTGGACCTGAACTTCATGAAGAGTGAGGACCTTACAGATGCCATCAACACGGTCATCAATGACAAATC GTACAAGGAAAATGCTATGCGACTGTCCAGTATCCACCACGACAGACCCATGAGTGCCCTGGATGAGTCCGTGTTCTGGATCGAGTTCACCATGAGAAACAAAGGGGCAAAGCACTTGAGGGTCCAGGCCCACCAGCTCACCTGGTACCAGTATCACAGCCTGGATGTCATAGCCTTCCTCCTCACCATAGTTCTGCTCCTGATATTCCTCTTTGTCAAGACCTGCAGCTTCTGCTTCCAGAGGTGCTGTGGCAGGaaaggaaagacaaagagaaaggcTGAGTGA
- the LOC110969675 gene encoding UDP-glucuronosyltransferase 2C1-like isoform X1 encodes MELRLSACVLLVLCMTWSVNGGKILVWFTEGSHWINMKPVLDTLIDRGHQVTVLVPSSSLFMNSSEPSRFRYEPFNVSVSVEDLEKLLNDFLEFSMYEMDHMSYLQIYIRVIELMKNEMKNSLQVLDGVLKSETMMKKLKEGNYDLLLSDPIYPGSDLAADILGIPLIFSLRFSLANNWERLCGQVPAPPSFVPGAMSKLRDKMDFSERIWNVLFYTVQDVLMEYAMWKDLDKYYSEVKGTPTSACEMMGRADIWLMRTYWDFEFPRPLLPNFKYVGGIHCRPAKPLPKEMEQFVNSSGDAGIVVFTLGSMINNITTEKANMIAAGLAQIPQKVLWRYSGEKPKTLGPNTKLYDWIPQNDLLGHPKTRAFITHGGTNGIYEAIYHGVPMVGIPMFADQPDNLVHMKAKGAAVTVDLNFMKSEDLTDAINTVINNKSYKENAMRLSSIHHDRPMSALDESVFWIEFTMRNKGAKHLRVQAHQLTWYQYHSLDVIAFLLTIVLLLIFLFVKTCSFCFQRCCGRKGKTKRKAE; translated from the exons ATGGAGCTGCGTCTCTCTGCTTGTGTCCTGCTGGTACTTTGCATGACTTGGAGTGTAAATGGAGGAAAGATTTTAGTATGGTTTACTGAAGGCAGCCACTGGATTAACATGAAGCCGGTGCTGGACACGCTGATCGACAGAGGACATCAGGTGACAGTCCTGGTCCCAAGCTCATCATTATTCATGAACAGCAGTGAACCCTCACGTTTTCGCTACGAACCCTTCAATGTCTCTGTTTCAGTGGAGGACTTGGAGAAACTGTTGAATGACTTCCTTGAATTCTCCATGTATGAGATGGATCATATGAGCTACTTGCAGATTTACATCAGAGTCATAGAGTTaatgaagaatgaaatgaagaATTCTTTACAAGTATTGGACGGTGTGCTGAAATCAGAAACCATGATGAAGAAGTTGAAGGAGGGAAACTATGACCTTCTCCTGTCTGACCCCATTTACCCTGGCAGTGACTTAGCCGCAGACATTCTGGGCATTCCCCTCATCTTCTCCTTGCGCTTCTCCTTAGCTAATAACTGGGAGAGGCTGTGTGGTCAGGTACCTGCTCCACCTTCCTTTGTTCCTGGTGCTATGAGCAAACTTAGAGACAAGATGGATTTCTCAGAGAGGATATGGAATGTTCTCTTCTACACTGTGCAGGACGTTCTGATGGAGTATGCCATGTGGAAAGACCTAGATAAATATTACTCTGAAGTCAAAG GAACACCCACCAGTGCCTGTGAGATGATGGGCAGAGCAGACATCTGGTTGATGAGAACCTACTGGGATTTTGAATTCCCTCGTCCTCTCCTCCCCAACTTCAAATATGTTGGTGGGATCCACTGCAGACCTGCTAAACCTTTACCAAAG GAAATGGAACAATTTGTCAATAGTTCTGGAGACGCTGGCATCGTGGTCTTCACATTAGGATCCATGATCAACAACATCACCACAGAGAAGGCAAACATGATAGCTGCAGGCCTCGCTCAGATCCCTCAAAAG GTTCTGTGGAGATACAGCGgagaaaaaccaaaaactctGGGTCCCAACACCAAATTATATGACTGGATCCCTCAGAATGACCTATTGG GTCACCCTAAAACCAGAGCTTTCATCACTCATGGAGGCACAAACGGGATTTACGAGGCCATCTACCACGGTGTTCCAATGGTGGGCATCCCCATGTTCGCTGACCAGCCAGACAACTTGGTCCACATGAAGGCTAAAGGAGCTGCAGTTACTGTGGACCTGAACTTCATGAAGAGTGAGGACCTTACAGACGCCATCAACACTGTCATCAACAACAAATC GTACAAGGAAAATGCTATGCGACTGTCCAGTATCCACCACGACAGACCCATGAGTGCCCTGGATGAGTCCGTGTTCTGGATTGAGTTCACCATGAGAAACAAAGGGGCAAAGCACTTGAGGGTCCAGGCCCACCAGCTCACCTGGTACCAGTATCACAGCCTGGATGTCATAGCCTTCCTCCTCACCATAGTTCTGCTCCTGATATTCCTCTTTGTCAAGACCTGCAGCTTCTGCTTCCAGAGGTGCTGTGGCAGGaaaggaaagacaaagagaaaggcTGAGTGA